The Streptomyces sp. NBC_00162 genome window below encodes:
- a CDS encoding class I SAM-dependent methyltransferase has translation MDIRVETRPVDTRPLEHTGAYTASAEFYDLLHARSYHRHAQALAGPAAAARIGIVEVGAGTGLVTEVLINASIVPVHAVEPAAAMRALLLSRLHPPAGGSAADRVTVHACSALDLSLTGQADLVVCLRMIPCLPPDERRALWRTMADLLVPGGLLFLDRPPTRLPARPTRRSLGEVRLGIDSYRGHVTARADDGGRIRCDYTYLVCRRGRILRRAEETFLLWPMTSQELAAELARAGLVLEDDLTADVLRVRRSP, from the coding sequence ATGGACATACGGGTGGAGACACGACCGGTGGACACACGACCGTTGGAACACACCGGGGCGTACACCGCGTCGGCCGAGTTCTACGACCTGCTGCACGCCCGGTCGTACCACCGGCACGCCCAGGCGCTCGCCGGTCCGGCCGCGGCGGCCCGGATCGGGATCGTCGAGGTGGGCGCGGGCACCGGCCTGGTCACCGAGGTGCTGATCAACGCATCGATCGTGCCGGTCCACGCCGTCGAACCGGCCGCCGCGATGCGGGCGTTGCTCCTCTCCCGCCTGCACCCCCCGGCCGGCGGTTCCGCCGCGGACCGGGTGACCGTGCACGCCTGTTCCGCGCTCGACCTGTCGCTCACCGGGCAGGCGGATCTCGTGGTCTGTCTCCGGATGATCCCCTGCCTGCCGCCCGACGAGCGGCGGGCGCTGTGGCGGACGATGGCGGACCTGCTGGTGCCGGGCGGCCTGCTCTTCCTGGACCGCCCGCCCACCCGGCTCCCGGCCCGGCCCACCCGGCGCTCACTGGGCGAGGTGCGCCTGGGCATCGACAGTTACCGCGGACACGTCACCGCGCGCGCCGACGACGGCGGCCGGATCCGCTGTGACTACACCTACCTGGTGTGCCGCCGGGGCCGGATCCTGCGGCGGGCCGAGGAGACCTTCCTGCTCTGGCCGATGACTTCCCAGGAGCTGGCCGCGGAGCTCGCGCGGGCCGGCCTCGTCCTGGAGGACGACCTGACGGCGGACGTGCTCCGCGTACGCCGCAGTCCCTGA
- a CDS encoding 3-hydroxybutyrate dehydrogenase yields the protein MTSGITPAFDGTAGVGLAGRTAMVTGAGSGIGRACATALAAAGARVHVVDIDARAATSVAQEIGGTPHVVDLAQGRLVEGLPADIDILVNNAGLQHVAPLTEFPPDRFELIQKVMVHAPFLLLRRTLPHMRARGWGRIVNISSVHGLRASAFKAGYVTAKHALEGLSKVAALEGAPHGITSNCVSPGYVRTPLVEQQIAAQAAAHGIDADQVVGEVMLSRSAVKRLIEPEEVAAVALWLCGPHTGYLTGASIPLDGGWTAA from the coding sequence ATGACAAGCGGAATCACTCCCGCGTTCGACGGGACAGCAGGTGTCGGCCTCGCGGGCCGCACCGCCATGGTGACCGGCGCCGGCAGCGGCATCGGGCGCGCCTGCGCCACGGCCCTCGCCGCGGCCGGGGCCCGCGTCCACGTCGTGGACATCGACGCCCGGGCAGCCACGTCCGTCGCCCAGGAGATCGGCGGCACGCCGCACGTCGTGGACCTGGCCCAGGGCCGTCTCGTGGAGGGGCTGCCGGCCGACATCGACATCCTGGTCAACAACGCGGGCCTCCAGCACGTGGCACCACTGACCGAGTTTCCCCCGGACCGCTTCGAACTCATCCAGAAGGTGATGGTCCACGCCCCGTTCCTCCTGCTCCGCCGGACCCTGCCGCACATGCGGGCACGAGGCTGGGGACGGATCGTCAACATCTCCAGCGTCCACGGCCTGCGGGCCAGCGCGTTCAAAGCGGGATACGTGACCGCGAAGCACGCCCTCGAGGGCCTGAGCAAGGTCGCCGCCCTCGAAGGCGCTCCGCACGGCATCACCAGCAACTGCGTCAGCCCGGGTTACGTGCGCACGCCTCTGGTGGAACAGCAGATCGCGGCCCAGGCCGCCGCTCACGGCATCGACGCCGACCAGGTGGTCGGCGAGGTGATGCTCAGCCGCTCCGCGGTCAAGCGGCTGATCGAACCGGAAGAGGTCGCGGCCGTCGCCCTGTGGCTCTGCGGACCCCACACCGGTTACCTCACCGGTGCCTCGATCCCCTTGGACGGCGGCTGGACAGCCGCCTGA
- a CDS encoding MFS transporter, giving the protein MSSQASKASPASPASRGGIGRVISASLIGTTIEWYDFFLYGSAAALVFNKLFFPSSEPLVGTLLAFLTYAIGFAARPLGGLVFGHYGDKIGRKKLLVLSLLMMGGATFAMGLLPTHASIGVGAPVLLTVLRLIQGFALGGEWGGAVLLVSEHGDDKNRGFWASWPQAGAPGGNLLATGVLALLAAFQSDETFLAWGWRIPFLLSGVLVVIGLWIRVSVSESPLFLEAQAKAAEQAAVGAREKPPVVEVFRTNWRGVLTAIGTRLGENISYYILTAFLLVYVTTHLGLSKSNGLNAVLIGSAVHFVTIPAWGALSDRIGRRPVTLIGSLGMTGWAFAFFAMLDSKSFPVIAAAVTIGLLFHGAMYGPQAAFISEMFDTKVRYSGASMGSQLASIIGGALAPIIAVALLDDYDSSLPISIYLAAAALVTSVTVLAARETRGRNLARSYGATPVPVPGGRRAEAGAELASPGN; this is encoded by the coding sequence ATGTCATCCCAGGCATCCAAGGCATCTCCGGCATCTCCCGCATCGAGAGGCGGCATCGGCCGCGTCATCAGCGCCAGTCTCATCGGCACCACCATCGAGTGGTACGACTTCTTCCTCTACGGATCCGCCGCCGCGCTCGTCTTCAACAAGCTGTTCTTCCCCAGCAGCGAGCCACTGGTCGGCACCCTCCTCGCGTTCCTCACCTACGCGATCGGCTTCGCGGCCCGCCCGCTGGGCGGCCTGGTCTTCGGCCACTACGGGGACAAGATCGGCCGGAAGAAGCTCCTCGTGCTCAGCCTCCTCATGATGGGCGGCGCCACCTTCGCGATGGGCCTGCTGCCCACCCACGCGAGCATCGGCGTCGGCGCACCGGTCCTGCTGACCGTGCTGCGCCTGATCCAGGGCTTCGCGCTCGGCGGCGAGTGGGGCGGCGCGGTCCTGCTGGTCTCGGAGCACGGCGACGACAAGAACCGCGGCTTCTGGGCCTCCTGGCCCCAGGCCGGCGCCCCCGGCGGCAACCTGCTCGCCACCGGCGTCCTCGCCCTGCTGGCCGCGTTCCAGTCCGACGAGACCTTCCTCGCCTGGGGCTGGCGGATCCCGTTCCTGCTCTCCGGTGTGCTCGTGGTGATCGGCCTGTGGATCCGGGTGTCCGTCTCCGAATCCCCGCTCTTCCTCGAAGCCCAGGCCAAGGCCGCCGAACAGGCCGCCGTCGGCGCCAGGGAGAAGCCGCCCGTGGTGGAGGTGTTCCGTACGAACTGGCGGGGAGTCCTCACCGCGATCGGCACCCGCCTCGGCGAGAACATCTCCTACTACATCCTCACGGCCTTCCTGCTCGTCTACGTCACCACCCACCTGGGGCTGTCCAAGAGCAACGGCCTGAACGCCGTCCTGATCGGCTCAGCCGTCCACTTCGTCACCATCCCGGCGTGGGGCGCGCTGTCCGACCGGATCGGCCGCCGGCCGGTCACGCTCATCGGCTCGCTCGGCATGACCGGCTGGGCGTTCGCCTTCTTCGCGATGCTCGACTCCAAGTCCTTCCCGGTCATCGCCGCCGCCGTCACCATCGGGCTGCTCTTCCACGGCGCGATGTACGGACCCCAGGCGGCCTTCATCTCCGAGATGTTCGACACCAAGGTCCGCTACTCCGGCGCCTCGATGGGATCCCAGCTCGCCTCCATCATCGGCGGCGCCCTCGCCCCGATCATCGCGGTGGCCCTGCTCGACGACTACGACTCCTCGCTGCCGATCTCGATCTACCTCGCGGCGGCGGCGCTCGTCACGAGCGTGACCGTGCTCGCGGCCCGGGAAACGCGCGGGCGTAACCTGGCCCGGTCGTACGGCGCGACCCCGGTCCCCGTCCCCGGCGGCCGCCGGGCCGAGGCCGGCGCCGAGTTGGCGTCCCCCGGGAACTAG
- a CDS encoding helix-turn-helix domain-containing protein, whose protein sequence is MPTTAKSSGDGEAWAVLRQLLDLLAEGAPAEHFARPAEAARQAGLSAARTQEIAEATQVALAIRRTLSQHRRREAELAALFDTAGDLAALRDLDAVLRAIVHRAKLLLGTDVTYLSLNDDEAGDTYMRVTDGSVSAAFQQVRLGMGEGLGGLVAETARPYTTGDYRDDPRFKHTATIDSAVAEEGLRAILGVPLRLGTRVIGVLYAADRTARTFTPDEVALLASLADHAAIAIDSARLLEETRTALVDLNAASQTIEAHSRAMRRAEDAHDRLTDLVLRGAGITEVATAIGTVLQGGMLIHDADGTELARAGADPQPSLPQAVATSRAGGRAVPVQGTWVCAVLAGHELLGSIALTGRPDLDDADRRLFERASVVTALLLLLRRSVAETEDRVRGELLGDLLTRAADPAGLSARARRLGVNLNQPHAVFVLHADTVPRPRLLAAAARTAQARKGLAGQHHDDVVLICPSDTPSTCAASLAAELGQAVAVPVTVGAAGRPVAGPPDFAEAHAEARRCLAALHALGHRGTGAALADLGFVGLLLGDQTDLGGYVRQTLGPLLDYDAKRGTDLTHTLRTYFALGMSQAKTRAALHVHVNTVVQRLDRIGRLLGRDWQLPERALELQLALRIHQVSAAGEDRDEGIRV, encoded by the coding sequence ATGCCCACCACCGCGAAGAGCTCCGGCGACGGCGAGGCTTGGGCCGTCCTGCGGCAGTTGCTGGATCTGCTGGCCGAGGGCGCGCCGGCCGAACACTTCGCGCGGCCGGCCGAAGCCGCCCGGCAGGCAGGCCTCTCCGCCGCGCGGACGCAGGAGATCGCCGAGGCCACCCAGGTGGCGCTCGCCATCCGCCGAACGCTCAGCCAGCACCGCCGCCGCGAGGCCGAACTGGCGGCCCTCTTCGACACCGCCGGCGACCTCGCCGCGCTGCGCGACCTGGACGCCGTACTGCGGGCCATCGTCCACCGGGCCAAACTGCTCCTCGGTACGGACGTCACCTACCTGTCCCTCAACGACGACGAGGCAGGCGACACCTACATGCGGGTGACCGACGGCTCCGTCTCCGCCGCCTTCCAGCAGGTGCGCCTGGGCATGGGGGAGGGCCTGGGCGGGCTGGTCGCCGAGACGGCCCGCCCGTACACCACCGGCGACTACCGGGACGACCCGCGGTTCAAGCACACCGCGACGATCGACAGCGCCGTCGCGGAGGAGGGACTACGGGCCATCCTCGGGGTACCGCTGCGCCTGGGCACCCGCGTGATCGGCGTCCTCTACGCCGCGGACCGCACTGCCCGCACCTTCACACCGGACGAGGTAGCCCTGCTCGCCTCGCTCGCCGACCACGCCGCCATCGCCATCGACAGCGCCCGGCTCCTGGAGGAGACCCGCACCGCACTGGTCGACCTCAACGCGGCCTCCCAGACCATCGAGGCCCACAGCCGGGCCATGAGGCGCGCCGAGGACGCCCACGACCGGCTGACCGACCTGGTGCTGCGCGGAGCGGGCATCACCGAGGTCGCGACCGCCATCGGCACCGTCCTGCAGGGCGGCATGCTCATCCACGACGCGGACGGAACCGAACTCGCCCGGGCCGGCGCGGACCCGCAGCCCTCGCTGCCGCAGGCCGTGGCCACCTCCCGGGCGGGCGGCCGCGCGGTCCCCGTCCAGGGCACCTGGGTGTGCGCGGTACTCGCTGGACACGAACTCCTCGGCAGCATCGCCCTGACCGGCCGCCCCGACCTCGACGACGCCGACCGCAGGCTCTTCGAACGGGCCAGCGTCGTCACCGCCCTGCTGCTGCTCCTGCGCCGCTCGGTCGCCGAGACCGAGGACCGCGTACGGGGCGAACTGCTGGGCGACCTCCTCACCCGGGCCGCCGACCCCGCCGGTCTGTCGGCCCGTGCCCGCCGGCTCGGAGTCAACCTCAACCAGCCGCACGCGGTGTTCGTCCTGCACGCCGACACGGTCCCCCGGCCGCGGCTGCTGGCCGCGGCCGCCCGCACCGCTCAGGCGCGCAAGGGGCTGGCCGGGCAGCACCACGACGACGTGGTCCTCATCTGTCCCTCCGACACCCCCAGCACCTGCGCCGCCTCGCTCGCCGCCGAACTGGGCCAGGCCGTGGCCGTTCCGGTCACCGTCGGGGCGGCGGGACGCCCGGTGGCCGGCCCGCCCGACTTCGCCGAGGCGCACGCGGAAGCGCGCCGCTGCCTGGCGGCCCTGCACGCCCTGGGCCACCGGGGGACCGGGGCCGCCCTCGCGGATCTGGGCTTCGTCGGCCTGCTGCTCGGTGACCAGACGGACCTGGGCGGCTACGTACGCCAGACCCTGGGCCCGCTTCTGGACTACGACGCGAAGCGCGGCACCGACCTCACCCACACCCTGCGGACCTACTTCGCGCTCGGCATGAGCCAGGCAAAGACCCGGGCGGCGCTCCACGTCCACGTCAACACGGTGGTGCAGCGCCTGGACCGCATCGGGCGGCTCCTCGGACGGGACTGGCAGCTTCCGGAGCGGGCACTGGAACTGCAACTGGCCCTGCGCATCCACCAGGTGTCGGCGGCCGGCGAAGACCGGGACGAGGGGATCCGCGTCTAG
- a CDS encoding UDP-N-acetylmuramoyl-L-alanyl-D-glutamate--2,6-diaminopimelate ligase: MKLSDLLAGQEHHVLRGDPENTPITAGITFDVERVMPGSVFVAVPGHEEGGPVSVPAALARGAAAVLVDGGAGDIPGPTWPPGACAVRVPDTRTAAAVVASRYFGEPGRQMDMVAITGTNGKTSVSYMVESVLRIAEGAKVGVIGTAGSRIGDELIPMPRSVLTTPESPDLQYLLGYMRDRGTGSAVLEATSMALLTHRVDRTFIDVGVFTNLTQDHLDDHGTMANYRDAKLRLFQGLCQRAVVNADDPVGARIVPMMPGAVTTYALDAPADYRATDLVVSASGTRFTLHHDGRAYPASIPVPGRFSVANALGTLAACHLLGHDVGPLVAALDRMPPVPGRFERFRTPLGTSVVVDYAHSPDSLNKVLTTIRGFARGRVITVFGCGGDRDTTKRAEMGSIAGTKSDLCVLTSDNPRHEDPEAILDQITPGLAATGTPFERFADRREAIAFALSVAGPADTVLIAGKGSEPHQIVGEELIPFSDMATVRELAHPG; encoded by the coding sequence GTGAAGCTGAGCGATTTGCTGGCCGGGCAGGAGCACCACGTTCTCCGGGGTGACCCGGAGAACACACCGATCACCGCCGGAATCACCTTCGACGTGGAGCGGGTGATGCCGGGTTCGGTGTTCGTCGCGGTGCCCGGCCATGAGGAGGGCGGCCCGGTCTCGGTGCCGGCCGCCCTCGCGCGGGGCGCCGCCGCGGTGCTCGTCGACGGCGGAGCAGGGGATATCCCGGGGCCGACGTGGCCTCCGGGCGCGTGCGCCGTACGGGTGCCGGACACCCGGACGGCCGCCGCGGTCGTGGCCTCCCGCTACTTCGGCGAACCGGGACGGCAGATGGACATGGTGGCGATCACCGGCACCAACGGCAAGACCTCGGTGTCGTACATGGTCGAATCCGTCCTGCGCATCGCGGAGGGCGCGAAGGTGGGGGTGATCGGGACGGCCGGCAGCCGGATCGGCGACGAGCTCATCCCGATGCCGCGATCCGTGCTGACCACGCCGGAATCACCCGACCTCCAATACCTTCTGGGCTACATGCGCGACCGCGGGACCGGGAGCGCGGTGCTCGAGGCCACGTCGATGGCTCTGCTGACCCACCGCGTGGACCGCACCTTCATCGACGTCGGCGTCTTCACCAACCTGACGCAGGACCATCTGGACGATCACGGAACGATGGCGAACTACCGCGATGCCAAGCTGCGCCTGTTCCAGGGGCTGTGCCAACGCGCCGTGGTGAACGCGGACGACCCCGTGGGCGCCCGCATCGTGCCGATGATGCCGGGCGCGGTGACCACGTACGCCCTGGACGCCCCGGCCGACTACCGGGCCACCGATCTCGTCGTGAGCGCCTCCGGCACGCGGTTCACCCTGCACCACGACGGGCGCGCGTATCCGGCCTCGATCCCCGTCCCCGGCCGGTTCTCGGTGGCCAACGCCCTGGGCACCCTGGCGGCCTGCCACCTCCTGGGCCACGACGTGGGCCCCCTGGTCGCCGCCCTGGACCGGATGCCGCCCGTCCCCGGCCGGTTCGAGCGCTTCCGGACCCCGCTCGGCACCTCGGTGGTCGTCGACTACGCGCACTCACCGGACTCCCTGAACAAGGTGCTCACCACGATCCGGGGGTTCGCCCGCGGCCGGGTCATCACCGTCTTCGGCTGCGGCGGGGACCGCGACACGACCAAGCGCGCCGAAATGGGGAGCATCGCCGGCACCAAGTCCGACCTCTGCGTCCTCACCTCGGACAATCCCCGCCACGAGGACCCCGAGGCCATCCTGGACCAGATCACCCCCGGCCTCGCGGCCACCGGCACGCCGTTCGAGCGGTTCGCCGACCGCCGGGAGGCCATCGCGTTCGCCCTGTCCGTCGCGGGCCCCGCCGACACGGTGCTGATCGCCGGCAAGGGGAGCGAGCCGCACCAGATCGTCGGCGAGGAACTGATCCCCTTCAGCGACATGGCCACGGTGCGCGAACTGGCCCACCCGGGGTGA
- a CDS encoding L-threonylcarbamoyladenylate synthase produces the protein MAKYFDVHPENPQPRTISSVADSIRSGALVAYPTDSCFALGCQLGNREGMARIRSIRNLDERHHFTLVCQNFAQLGQFVHIDNDVFRAIKASTPGPYTFILRATNEVPRQLMHPKKKTVGVRIPDHTVTQALLAELGEPLLSSTLLLPDEDEPMTQGWEIKERLEHLVDAVLDSGDCGTKPTTVIDFSSGEAEIVRPGAGDTTRFE, from the coding sequence ATGGCGAAGTACTTCGATGTGCACCCCGAGAACCCCCAGCCGCGCACCATCAGCAGCGTGGCAGACAGCATCCGGTCCGGCGCGCTCGTCGCGTACCCCACGGACTCGTGCTTCGCGCTGGGCTGCCAGCTGGGCAACCGTGAGGGAATGGCCCGGATCCGGTCGATCCGGAACCTCGACGAGCGGCACCACTTCACCCTCGTCTGCCAGAACTTCGCGCAGCTGGGTCAGTTCGTGCACATCGACAACGACGTGTTCCGCGCGATCAAGGCGTCGACGCCGGGCCCGTACACCTTCATCCTCCGGGCGACGAACGAAGTACCGCGTCAGCTGATGCATCCGAAGAAGAAGACGGTCGGTGTCCGGATTCCCGACCACACCGTCACCCAGGCCCTGCTCGCCGAACTCGGTGAGCCGCTGCTCTCCAGCACCCTGCTGCTGCCCGACGAGGACGAGCCCATGACGCAGGGCTGGGAGATCAAGGAGCGGCTCGAGCACCTGGTGGACGCCGTCCTCGACTCGGGTGACTGCGGTACCAAGCCCACCACCGTCATCGACTTCTCCAGCGGCGAGGCCGAGATCGTCCGCCCGGGGGCGGGCGACACCACCCGCTTCGAGTAG
- a CDS encoding DUF6296 family protein, whose product MHAERYELVFPEGAAEGQDVVVVSRTQRAGPGGHPVYSDETGIVQAEISDQGEVRMLPSGGQQVPAHGVQARPLPE is encoded by the coding sequence ATGCACGCGGAGCGGTACGAGCTGGTGTTTCCCGAAGGCGCCGCGGAGGGCCAGGACGTGGTGGTCGTGAGCCGTACGCAGCGCGCCGGCCCCGGCGGACACCCCGTCTACTCCGACGAAACCGGCATCGTCCAGGCGGAGATCAGCGACCAGGGCGAGGTCCGCATGCTCCCGTCGGGTGGTCAGCAGGTGCCCGCCCACGGGGTCCAGGCCCGCCCGTTGCCCGAGTGA
- a CDS encoding MFS transporter, producing the protein MPSPTSAPSAPASTTTGYRELLRDSEFAGLYAGFTLTVAATTLSGFALGTIVNQQTHSPFLTAVSMYGATFAAVLGALTLMSVADGKRPRRTLVALQCLSLAGVAAQAIPGLPLAVRFALLLVLGFFQSLGTGTRMGLLAEVVPDSAYATARSLMNITAGGTAILGYATGAVLLRFLTPHGVFVVAAVLTALALAIVAATVREHSIRLTRRPGFRQTWTTNAALFADPGRRLLLLNLWVPNGLIVGCEALFISYDPGHAGTFLAAGSAGMLLGDLTVGRLLTADRRRRCTFALRLLLAVPYLLFALHPPVVLAAVAVFAAGIGFAATLPLQERLLELTPDPVRGQVQGVESAGRMTWQGIGAAIAGGIAQYLGPGTTITVVAAVSVAITVASANGGTRQAKSQRV; encoded by the coding sequence ATGCCTTCTCCCACCTCCGCGCCCAGCGCGCCCGCCTCCACCACCACCGGATATCGCGAACTCCTGCGCGACAGCGAGTTCGCCGGACTGTACGCCGGCTTCACCCTGACGGTCGCCGCTACCACCCTCTCGGGCTTCGCGCTCGGCACCATCGTCAACCAGCAGACCCACTCGCCGTTCCTGACGGCCGTGAGCATGTACGGCGCCACGTTCGCGGCGGTGCTCGGCGCCCTCACCCTGATGTCCGTCGCGGACGGCAAGCGTCCGAGGCGCACCCTCGTCGCGCTCCAGTGCCTCTCGCTGGCGGGTGTCGCAGCCCAGGCGATACCCGGCCTGCCGCTGGCCGTCCGGTTCGCGCTGCTGCTGGTGCTCGGGTTCTTCCAGTCCCTGGGGACCGGCACCCGGATGGGGCTGCTCGCCGAGGTGGTGCCCGACTCCGCCTACGCGACGGCCCGTTCCCTGATGAACATCACCGCGGGCGGCACGGCGATCCTCGGCTACGCGACCGGCGCGGTACTGCTGAGGTTCCTGACCCCGCACGGGGTGTTCGTCGTCGCCGCCGTCCTGACCGCACTCGCACTGGCCATCGTGGCGGCCACCGTACGGGAGCACTCGATCCGCCTCACCCGCCGCCCCGGGTTCCGGCAGACCTGGACCACCAACGCCGCGCTCTTCGCCGACCCCGGCCGACGCCTCCTGCTGCTCAACCTGTGGGTCCCCAACGGCCTGATCGTCGGCTGCGAGGCGCTGTTCATCTCCTACGACCCGGGCCACGCCGGGACCTTCCTCGCCGCCGGATCGGCCGGCATGCTCCTCGGCGACCTGACCGTCGGCCGACTGCTCACCGCCGACCGGCGACGCCGCTGCACCTTTGCCCTGCGGCTGCTGCTCGCCGTCCCGTACCTGCTCTTCGCGCTCCACCCGCCGGTCGTGCTCGCGGCGGTCGCGGTGTTCGCCGCCGGTATCGGGTTCGCGGCCACCCTGCCCCTGCAGGAGCGGCTGCTCGAGCTGACCCCCGACCCGGTACGCGGCCAGGTCCAGGGAGTGGAATCGGCCGGCCGGATGACCTGGCAGGGCATCGGCGCCGCGATCGCGGGCGGCATCGCCCAGTACCTCGGCCCCGGCACCACGATCACCGTCGTGGCCGCCGTCTCCGTGGCGATCACGGTCGCCTCCGCCAACGGCGGGACGCGTCAGGCGAAGAGCCAGCGGGTCTGA
- a CDS encoding pyridoxamine 5'-phosphate oxidase family protein, with amino-acid sequence MPDKEPRAELDERYSDKQATAVPWSQAVTRLAEAELYWLTTVRRDARPHVTPLIGVWADGALHFCTGPQERKAKNLRGNAHVVLTTGTNTLHEGFDLVVEGEAARVTDPGRLRALAAAWEAKYGAEWHFDVGDGVFVNPEAGEALVFAVAPRTAFGFGKGGYSQTRWLFA; translated from the coding sequence ATGCCCGACAAGGAACCGCGCGCCGAGCTGGACGAGCGCTACAGCGACAAGCAGGCGACCGCGGTGCCCTGGTCGCAGGCCGTCACCCGGCTGGCGGAGGCGGAGCTGTACTGGCTGACGACCGTACGCCGGGACGCGCGACCGCACGTCACCCCGCTGATCGGCGTCTGGGCGGACGGGGCGCTGCACTTCTGCACCGGCCCCCAGGAGCGCAAGGCCAAGAACCTCCGGGGCAACGCGCACGTCGTCCTCACCACCGGCACCAACACCCTCCACGAGGGCTTCGACCTGGTCGTGGAGGGCGAGGCGGCCCGCGTGACGGACCCCGGCCGGCTGCGCGCACTCGCCGCCGCCTGGGAGGCGAAGTACGGCGCCGAATGGCATTTCGACGTGGGCGACGGCGTGTTCGTCAATCCGGAGGCGGGCGAGGCCCTGGTCTTCGCGGTGGCCCCGCGCACCGCCTTCGGCTTCGGCAAGGGCGGTTACAGTCAGACCCGCTGGCTCTTCGCCTGA
- a CDS encoding DUF5996 family protein, which yields MELFPPMPLAEWRDTKETLHRFAQIVGKIRLAASVRRNHWWNVTFHLTGRGFTTRPMGRPGRDPVFTIDFDFVGHQLVVSTLDGTAISVPLPGQSVASFHHELFAALAALGIRVDLPVPRPYDLPDSARPFAEDTEHAAYDPARANRYWQVLSQVSLVLEEFAAGFSGKVSPVHHFWHSLDIAHTRFSDRHVDQPSGVGPVTREAYSRELVSFGFWFGDDTLGEPAFYSYTAPEPAGLDGEPLVPAAARWVARNGSHLAVLPYADARAASDPRAVVLGFYESAYRAGAGRAGWDTAAFASPGGITDPLLRPAGPYDA from the coding sequence GTGGAGCTGTTCCCGCCGATGCCGCTCGCCGAGTGGCGGGACACCAAGGAGACACTGCACCGGTTCGCCCAGATCGTCGGCAAGATCCGCCTAGCCGCGAGCGTCCGGCGCAATCACTGGTGGAACGTGACCTTTCACCTCACCGGACGAGGGTTCACCACACGGCCGATGGGGCGGCCCGGCCGCGATCCCGTCTTCACCATCGACTTCGATTTCGTCGGCCACCAACTGGTCGTCTCCACGCTGGACGGCACGGCGATCTCCGTCCCGCTGCCGGGACAGTCCGTGGCCTCCTTCCACCATGAGCTCTTCGCCGCGCTGGCCGCCCTCGGCATCCGGGTCGACCTCCCCGTGCCACGGCCGTACGACCTGCCCGACTCCGCCCGGCCGTTCGCCGAGGACACCGAGCACGCGGCCTACGATCCCGCACGCGCCAACCGGTACTGGCAGGTGCTCAGCCAGGTCTCGTTGGTGCTGGAGGAGTTCGCGGCGGGTTTCTCGGGAAAGGTCAGCCCGGTCCACCACTTCTGGCACAGTCTCGACATCGCCCACACCCGGTTCTCGGACCGTCACGTCGACCAGCCGTCCGGCGTCGGCCCGGTGACCCGGGAGGCGTACTCGCGGGAACTCGTCAGCTTCGGGTTCTGGTTCGGCGACGACACCCTCGGCGAGCCCGCCTTCTACTCCTACACCGCCCCCGAGCCGGCGGGGCTGGACGGCGAACCGCTCGTCCCGGCGGCCGCGCGCTGGGTCGCGCGCAACGGGAGCCATCTGGCCGTGCTGCCCTACGCCGACGCCCGCGCAGCGAGCGATCCCCGGGCCGTCGTCCTCGGGTTCTACGAGAGCGCGTACCGGGCCGGAGCCGGCCGCGCCGGCTGGGACACCGCCGCATTCGCCAGTCCCGGCGGGATCACCGACCCCTTGCTGCGGCCGGCCGGTCCATACGACGCCTAG
- a CDS encoding UBP-type zinc finger domain-containing protein produces MAAQQIPGIDPTAAPSGDGCAECLAGGGWWFHLRRCAACGNIGCCDSSPAQHATRHAKAAGHPFLTSFEPGESWYWNVETEEYYEGPDLAPPTAHPASQPTPGPEGSVPADWEQQLH; encoded by the coding sequence ATGGCAGCGCAACAGATTCCGGGTATCGATCCCACCGCGGCCCCGAGCGGGGACGGCTGCGCGGAGTGTCTGGCCGGCGGCGGATGGTGGTTCCATCTGCGGCGGTGTGCCGCGTGCGGGAACATCGGATGCTGTGACTCCTCCCCCGCGCAGCACGCTACGCGGCACGCCAAGGCCGCGGGGCACCCCTTCCTGACCAGCTTCGAGCCGGGCGAGAGCTGGTACTGGAACGTGGAGACCGAGGAGTACTACGAGGGCCCCGACCTGGCCCCGCCCACCGCACACCCGGCCTCCCAGCCGACTCCCGGCCCCGAGGGCAGCGTCCCCGCGGACTGGGAGCAGCAGCTCCACTAG